The genomic DNA CGCCCTCGACGTGCTCGACCAGTATGACCACCAGCGCCTGCGCGTGGCTCGCGACACGGTAGCGCCGGCCGCCGACGCCAACTTTGAGCTGACTTACGAAGATGCCATGCGGGCCATAGACGCGCTGCGCGGGCAGTTTGGCGGCTCCGAGCTGTTTGGACGCGAAAAGGACCGGTCGTTTGAAAGCTCGGTGCGCACTATCTACCAGAGTTTTGGCGGACAGGATATGTATCCGAGCGTGGAAGAAAAGGCGGTTAACCTGCTGTATTTCATACTAAAAGACTATGGACTGTAAGTCCATAGGTTTAAGGGCGAATGAAATTCGGCGGTTTCGGCTAAAGCCGACTGAAAGCCAGCTACTAAAGTAGGTTATTCCAGAATGAAATTCTCGTCCCCGTTGGGCTGGTCTTTGTGATGGTTTAAATACGCCTCCAAGATGTCATCCGTGATATTTCCTACGCTCCACGCTCCGTAGCCAATACCCCAAAAATGCCCGCCCCAATACCGACGCTTGAGTTCGGGAAATTCCTGCAACAGGAGCTTGGCGCTTCGTCCTTTTAGCCGGCGCATGAGGTCACTCACACTCAAGAAAGGCGGATACGAC from Hymenobacter psoromatis includes the following:
- a CDS encoding transposase, translated to MKQRTGSHSVHKLDVHLVWSTKYRYKVLVGEVQLRCRDLLRQTCNTLDVQILKGVVSKDHIHLHVSYPPFLSVSDLMRRLKGRSAKLLLQEFPELKRRYWGGHFWGIGYGAWSVGNITDDILEAYLNHHKDQPNGDENFILE